A genomic segment from [Limnothrix rosea] IAM M-220 encodes:
- a CDS encoding oxidoreductase, with the protein MSFSLENAPKQTGKKAIVTGANTGLGFETALGLAKLGATVILACRNLEKADAAKTKILEQVKDADVTVMHLDLSRLESVKKFASEYRDRHDSLDLLINNAGIMFPPYTKTEEGFESQIGVNHLGHFLLTELLIDLMPDTPESRVVSLSSNAHKFGKINFDDLQSEQKYSATAAYGQSKLACLMFADELQRRLEASGKQKISVAAHPGVAQTELARHMPGWLVWIMGITVAPFITHPVDQAALPTLMAAIAPDVKGSEYFGPQGTAEMTGQPGRAEKADHALDQEVAAKLWQVSEKLTGKKFVV; encoded by the coding sequence ATGAGTTTCAGTCTAGAAAATGCCCCCAAACAAACAGGAAAAAAAGCAATTGTAACCGGGGCGAATACAGGATTAGGCTTTGAAACAGCGTTAGGCCTAGCAAAACTTGGCGCGACGGTCATTTTAGCTTGCCGTAATCTCGAAAAAGCAGACGCGGCAAAAACCAAAATTCTTGAGCAGGTAAAAGATGCTGATGTCACAGTGATGCATCTTGATTTGAGTCGCCTAGAGTCGGTTAAAAAGTTTGCCAGCGAATACCGCGATCGCCATGATTCTTTGGATTTACTGATTAACAATGCAGGCATCATGTTTCCGCCCTACACCAAAACCGAAGAGGGCTTTGAAAGTCAGATTGGCGTGAATCATCTGGGGCATTTTCTCTTGACGGAGTTGCTCATTGACCTGATGCCCGATACGCCAGAATCGCGAGTGGTTTCCCTCAGCAGCAACGCTCATAAATTTGGCAAAATTAATTTCGACGATCTGCAATCCGAGCAAAAATATTCAGCTACGGCAGCCTACGGTCAAAGCAAGTTAGCCTGCTTGATGTTTGCCGATGAATTGCAACGACGTTTAGAGGCGAGTGGTAAACAAAAGATTTCCGTTGCAGCCCATCCCGGTGTTGCCCAAACAGAATTAGCACGCCATATGCCGGGCTGGTTGGTTTGGATTATGGGCATTACCGTTGCACCATTTATTACGCATCCAGTAGACCAAGCAGCTCTACCGACACTGATGGCGGCGATCGCCCCTGATGTAAAAGGGAGTGAATATTTTGGCCCCCAAGGCACTGCTGAAATGACAGGCCAACCCGGTCGCGCTGAAAAAGCGGATCATGCCCTTGATCAAGAAGTCGCCGCAAAACTATGGCAAGTATCGGAAAAACTCACAGGGAAAAAATTTGTTGTCTAA
- the murD gene encoding UDP-N-acetylmuramoyl-L-alanine--D-glutamate ligase gives MGQALVIGVGRSGIAAAKLLKHQGWDVVLGDRQNKPALEQVRDALAPLGITVKLGHNPDLAVDQPDLVVASPGVPWDIPFLQMARQHQVDTIGEMELAWRSLKDIPWVGITGTNGKTTTTALVAAIFKTAGLDAPACGNIGNAACELALREQPPEWAIAEVSSYQIESSQTLQPRIGIWTTFTPDHLARHKTLENYYNIKASLLKRSRRQVLNGNDPFLRSQVDQWPDAYWTSVKGEADLPCDKSKGVVIEDAWVKAFGELIMPVSLLKMVGDHNLQNLLLAIAAARLAGIEKSAITEAIATFPGVPHRLELIRNYQGVQFINDSKATNYDAAEVGLTAVNAPAILIAGGDPKEGDGTQWIKQIKAKAIKALLIGDAAEKFGAMFSEQGFEQYEILETMDQAIARSVELIPELKPKVVLLSPACASFDQYSSFEERGEHFRSLCENLS, from the coding sequence GGTTGGGATGTGGTGCTCGGCGATCGCCAAAATAAACCTGCCCTTGAACAGGTGCGCGACGCATTAGCTCCCCTCGGCATCACAGTTAAACTTGGTCACAATCCAGATTTAGCCGTTGATCAGCCGGATCTAGTTGTAGCGAGTCCCGGTGTGCCTTGGGATATCCCATTTTTGCAAATGGCTCGGCAGCATCAGGTCGATACGATCGGCGAGATGGAGCTGGCATGGCGATCGCTGAAAGATATTCCTTGGGTGGGCATTACGGGTACAAATGGGAAAACGACAACTACGGCTCTCGTGGCGGCAATTTTTAAAACAGCAGGATTAGACGCACCAGCCTGCGGCAATATTGGCAATGCTGCTTGTGAATTGGCGTTACGCGAACAACCACCGGAATGGGCGATCGCCGAAGTGAGCAGTTATCAAATCGAGTCGTCCCAAACTTTGCAGCCTCGCATTGGCATCTGGACGACCTTTACGCCAGACCATTTAGCACGCCACAAAACCCTCGAAAATTATTACAACATCAAGGCTTCTTTACTTAAGCGTAGCCGCCGTCAAGTTTTAAATGGCAATGATCCTTTTTTGCGTTCCCAAGTTGATCAGTGGCCGGATGCCTATTGGACTTCTGTTAAGGGTGAGGCGGATTTACCCTGCGATAAATCCAAAGGGGTCGTGATTGAAGACGCTTGGGTGAAGGCTTTTGGTGAACTAATTATGCCTGTGTCGTTACTGAAAATGGTGGGCGACCATAATCTCCAAAACCTACTGTTGGCGATCGCCGCCGCAAGGTTAGCAGGCATTGAAAAAAGTGCAATTACCGAAGCCATTGCCACATTTCCCGGTGTGCCCCACCGTCTCGAACTCATCCGTAATTATCAGGGTGTGCAATTCATTAATGACAGTAAAGCGACAAACTATGATGCGGCAGAGGTGGGTTTAACAGCGGTGAACGCACCAGCGATTCTCATTGCAGGAGGCGATCCCAAGGAAGGGGATGGGACCCAATGGATTAAACAAATTAAGGCAAAGGCCATCAAAGCTTTATTAATCGGGGATGCCGCCGAAAAGTTTGGGGCAATGTTCTCCGAACAGGGTTTTGAACAGTATGAAATTTTGGAAACGATGGATCAGGCGATCGCCCGCAGTGTGGAGCTGATCCCCGAACTCAAGCCTAAAGTTGTTTTATTGTCTCCTGCCTGTGCCAGTTTTGACCAATACAGTAGCTTTGAAGAGCGCGGCGAACATTTCCGTTCCCTCTGCGAAAATCTTTCCTAA